The region CTGCTGCCAAGACTTCCCTATAGTAACGCTCTCACTTCAGTCCACTTACATGAGAAATGGATCTTAAAGTATATGTAGCGAACAGTCTttaattgagtgtgtgtgtgtgtgtgtgtgtttctccagctTGATGCAGAGGAGATATTCAGAGCTGAACACCTACATCGACACGCCGCCTGCCGTCCCTCTCGACTCAGAGGAACTGTACGACGATGTGGCGTCTTTAGCAGATCCAGAGGTTCGttcacaattaaaatgaactcaacCAAGTTTAGAGAGATGAAATACAAACTAAGAAACTTGACCGCCTTCCAAAAGCAACAGAAAATCATCGGGGAGACGTGTGGCTTAATATTTTGACTTGTTAAGTTTAGAAAAATACAACTTTGGTAAAAGATGATCAAATatgattgtatttatatatatccaCTGGGGTCGCTGTAGACAACAAGCAGCctcttctttgttgttttataattcaattttaaaatCCAGGACTCGCTTCATGTGGCCACTTCCCATCTCCTAACTTCCTGCTCTTGTGTCACGCAGGACGCTGAGGACAGCATCCAGCCAGACAGCGGGGACAACCACCTTCAGCAATGTGATGAAACACAAGCAGCGCCCAAGGACCCAGAGGGAACAGAGCAGGAAAAGGTTTACCTGGACCTGGTTCCTGTGCGCTCCTTCCTCCATACATCATGTGGGGGTAAAAACCTGCCCACCAAAGACACTTGTATACATCCCCCGGTCAACgaagaagagcagagagacTCAACGTGTCAAGATAACGAGGTACAGTCGTCTCACGTCTCATTCCCAAACACATTCAAAGTAAGAAAACAGACGTAACCATTCCTCACATTACTTAATTCTTATGTTTGGTTGGTTGATTTCAGGTCACTTCGACGAACCCTTCTGAGCCAGAGCCGACACCCGTCCTAAACGGAACAAGTTTGACGTCCGCTGCCAGCAAACCAGAGCAAACGCGCCCGACGACTCCCACGCCGCAGCAGGCGCCACCTCAGGCCCTCAAACCCACGTCCCAAAGCCAGGAGACACCGAAGAGGACGAGCCTGGGAATCCCATCGGCCTTCAGCTCCCCCGGGGGACACAAAGGACAGACGGGTCACACCACTGCTGGGTTCCCTCACAGTCCTCAACCGCTGCGGCCCAAAGCTCACACCATAGGTGAGGGGGAAACACTCAGTGGCCGTCCTTGGTACACCATGAGAGGAGTAGAAGAAAGAACAAAACTGAGTTGTAACTATTTTTATCAAAACTTTccaaaaaacatcaaatgtacATTTACCTCTGCAGTGAGTCAGATTTACTACTTCCCTCTAATCTCTAATCTGAAATTACCACGGCTCCCTCTAGTGAAAAACCGCATCCCCTGCAGTCAGCTTCACGGTGGaatctatatttatattcaaaagGAAATATTTGCTTTTTAATAATCACtgcatcttttcttcttctttagcTCCTCGTGCAAATGTCAAGGTGACTTTATTTCATTgagatttgtgatttttttttaaatgttcaattCCCAGGGAGTCCCGGTGCAGTTGAAGTGAAACTGGGCAAAAACCGCACGGAGGCCGACATGCGCCGCTACATCGACGAGCGTGACCgcctggagagagaaagggaggaggtgaggagcagTCTGGCAAAcctgaagaaggagaggagggaggccaAAGAGGAGCTCAGCGCCTGCCAaggtgcacatacacacacttcacttcctgtccaaCTCGTGATAATAAAGTTGACGCTGACCTTGACCTGACTGACGGGTGTCTTGTTATCTTTAGATCCAAAGCAGCAGGCCTCGCTGGAAGCCCTTCtgaagcagagggaggaggcgtGTCGGGAGGCAGAGCACCGcagggtggaggtggagctgcGGCTGATGGAGGTGAAGGAAAGTCTGAAGAAGGTGGAGTCAGGGCAGTTCACGCTGGGAACCACATTGGACAGCAGCCTCCAGGACACGCCCACGGTCAGTATGAATCACAGACCTAAACGATCGCTATAGCTCAGACTCtgcgtttgtatccaggatattctTGCTTTATTTCTAGATGgtgacatgtcgtccatctttatataccaTCTATTGTATAAATGCAGAACTTCAGAACCTTTAAATTACTCTTCCTCCTGAGGCGATCAAAATAAATCCTGTTTGAAACATTGGTTATAGCTGAACCTCCTCTGTCCTTTTACTCTCAGGCTAAATCAGCAACCATGCCTGCTCTCCAGacgacatcatcatcattatcaacttcttcatcaacaacatcatcatcatcttcatcatcgtccCAAATCTCAAACAGCATCCTCAGTGCAGACTCCGCCTCACCAGTCAACTCCGCCTCTGCACTAAAGAACAGACCGGCCTCCATCATGGCCACGAAAGGCAAAGTTCTGCAGAAAGCTAAGGTGCgttactttattttgaaagtgtgaatgttgttgaagttttatgaaaaatgcgtttcactttcctttttttatttgtattaacaGGAGTGGGAGAAAAAATCCACCACCTAGGAGGAGAACATCCTGTGGTCTCCTCTGACCTGATCAAATCCACAACTCGTCCTACTTTTTTCAAGGAGCTGCCAATTAAAAgtccagaccaataaatcaacAACCTCCCTTCTCTGGAtccttcatcctcatcacctCCCTGCCAAGACTAAacagagccaatcagagagagGCACAAGCTGTCTCTTCAAATACCACTGGATAACTTTGGTTCTAAAGACTTCACAAGTGTTTTTACTTCTCTTTTTGCAAAGAAGAGGAATTTGATGTTGGAGCATTTCGGCCAGTCTAACAATCATTCTTGATAATGATGAAACGGGATGTTTCAATGCTGCAAACAGCCAAATATTTGAGACCACTGAAGTCTTGAGAGAGACGTCCCTCGACTAAAATGCCCATTTTGTACACACACTTTTGTAGCTTGGTTCATGTATGCTGGTAGCCaagatgtaaatatatttacacCATTATCCAGCCTCTCGGCCTGTATTGCTAGCTAGAAATgcactttttattcaaataaaaatgtactgaCGACGACAGCGGCTCAGAAAGTtttcctttagtttttttagCCTTTGAACCTCTCACTCATCAGTGGAGCttctctgctgaaaacaaactgaaggtTACATCTGCAGAGGACACAGGAAACCTGcagcattaaacatttaaaggaTAATTAGAGTGAACGCATTCACTCCTCACCGATGAAAGTAAAATATTCATGAACGGGACTCATTTGACGTGAGGATGTTTGAGCTGGTGTAAACAAGTCGAGTAATTCTACTGAAACTTTAATCTTACTAAAGGTGGACTGACAAAACTTAGGGAATTTGTCCCTTTGTAAGCTTCGTCTGCCCGCCCCAGAGTAATATTAGTAAAGCacactttaaaatataaaagtattgaATAAGAAATTTTCGCGCACCAGTTGAGGGTCACACAAACTTTAATTACGCCCCAGACGATTCTTCAGTTTGAAGAAAAGTCACCTGGGGAAGTACTGAAAAGGTTTGTGAGAGCCTCAACTGGTGTGTGGACgtgtcttctgtttttttttccatttctgacCAGCACCTAGTACTAAAATCAAGTTTGCATGTGCTTTCATATactttctaaaaaataaaatgaaaacaaatacacattttacatttaaaaacctcGATCAGTTTCAGGAGGGCCCATTTTAAAAACGATACTGAACCATGAAAACAGCACTTTTGGACTTTTTGTGGTTAGCACCCTCACCTTGAGACTAAGAGGGCTCTaggtttgaatcctggttctGCCTTTGTTTGAATTGCATGACTTTTCACCCTTGgtcagctgagattggctcTAGCGCCCCCGTGAGCCATAATAGATATGATGATGGACAGATATCTCAGTTGGAAGGAGAAAATACGGTTtgttattaaactgtaaaaaagaaagaatcttTACACAAAATCACactataatgtattttataatataaaagtTTACATCTTTGAATACACAGTGGGGGCggacaaatacaacaaaaagacaaaccagGACACAAATGGACACCAGAGTAGAGATACACACAGTTTGAAGGCACTTGTTCAAGTTCCAGTGCAAGTTTAAATATCAAAAAGATAAATCTTCCCTTTACTCCAACAAACATCCTTGGTTCTTAAGAGTTCGAAGGTGATTGGTTTCTGTGGATAAATGTGTGTTGAGCATGTTTGAGGCGTGTCAGGCTGCGTGTCTCCGGCGGTGCAGTTTGTAGTGGTGCAGCAGCTCCTGGTGGCTCTTCCTCTGCCTGCTCTTCCTCCGAAGACCTGCAGGCCTCGGAAGGTCTCCTCTGGACGAGGGCCTCCTGCTTTCTGTGAACAAAACCACAGAAAAAGTCACGACCACTATTCCCCAACTTTTCCTCAAATAATTTAAATGGGGAATTCAGGATGTCAATCAGGATGAGGGGGGGTGCagtgaaactgaatatttgaTGGAGGGggttttagatttaaaaaccaGACTCTGGTTAATTCACTGACTTGTTTCACAGTGTGGTCCCTCGAAGCCTTGGCACTGACAGCGGAAGCTTCCTCCTGACATGAGGCAGGTCCCGTCATTCATACACGGGTTCGGGATGCACAGGTTTACCGGCTTCTTTACCTCTGGTGGACAGAAATTCAAGTCACATACATTCAAAGATTTAAATTCTTACAGCAtctatttctctgttttctatcTCTAGACAGCTGTAAAGAAGTGTTAGTGaaaggaaaagcagaaaaactaaaaaaatttTAGGCAGATTATATTGAATTTCTTTTGAATCAACCTCTCGCTCCTGTCCATGGAACAGCAGAAGCTGTTCTGGGAATTCTTTCCCTGAGTGCATCTCACCTGAACACAGCATCTGCACCAGAACGTCCTCAAAGTACTTGAGGTCCTCATACATCGGCACTGAGATCATGTGCTCCTCTGAACCTGCgatctgcagcagcttctctctctgcacGTCCCCGATACCGATCACAAACAAGGACACTCCGTTGTCTCTTATCTTTTGTGCCGGTACAACAGCATCGCCGCCACCCGAGCCGTCGGTCAGCACCACCACGGCCTTGTTGACCCCGGGCCGTGCACCTTTGGCGACGGTCAGGACGTCGGAGTGGATGTGGAGCAAAGCCGAGCCAGTCGAGGCCACTCCGCCCACGTATTCGGCGCCACCTACCGCCTTGAGGATGGCGGAGCCAGTCTCGTGAGCGTCCAGGTTGAAGACGGTGGTGGCTCTGCGTCCGTAAACCACAAGCGCCACTTGGGCTACGTCTCGGTTTATGTCGAACTGGACGGTGAGGCTGCGAACAAAGTCACGCAGGGTGGAGAAGTTATCACGGCCAACGCCACCTGAGGCGTCCAGGGCAAAGACCAGGTCCACTGCTTGACCCAGACAAcctgagaaacacaaaagataaaatatcattattattaatacaagTTGATGCATATTTTGGACatgcatggaaaaaaacaagaacccAAGTACAATTCGGATTTAGTATAAGTATTCAGTATACAGTAGTAATAGTGAAAATATTCAAGAATATTCAGAACATTCTGTCTGTGAAAGGAGATTGTGTAAACGTCTGTTCTGTACCTTGCGTGTCCACGCTGCAGATTTTGGCCTTGAGCTCTGGGATCTTGGCGTTGAACCTGTCAGGAGACGTGTAGGTGAGAGTCCTCTGTGGATTTCCTGTGACATTATCCAGCTGTCCCTTCAAGCTTTCTGGTCCCACCCCTATAAGAAAGATCTCTCTGTCCCGTGCGTATTTAGACGGCTGCACCACGTCGTCGACAGCAGGGTTGGCCGTGAGCAGCACCACCACGCGGGGGAGGTCGTCTGACACATCAGCGAAGACCGGTGCGCTCATGAAGCCGTGGCGTGTGACGTAATGAAGCGCCTGTCCTGTCTTTGTTTCACCGCCGATTGGTTGGAGCGCGTCCACCGCCTTGAGCAGGCCCTTCAGGCCCCCTCTGATCTTACCCACCGGGGCTTCGACTTGAGCTTCGCCGCCAAACACCGCCAAGCCCACTTTGGTGGGGCTATCAGACCCGATCACCGTCTGCAGGAAGCGCTTTAGGAAGGACTTGAGGCGGAGGAAGCCCTCCAAGGGGAGAGTGGCAGAGCCCTCCAGCAGGAAGAGCAGGTCCACAGAGCAGTCGAGTGATAAAGCAAGAGCTGAGGAGGGATCGTTCCGTTAGTGAACAGCTGCAAATATCTCAGTGGaccataaactgtaaataaagatggacgacatgtcgcTTCCCCAACAGTGAAAGACCTCTGTAATCTGTGTCACATATTTCTCATGATGTTCAAATAGCTCAGTAGAATGTGTAAAAACAATTAGACTATGTCAATTGATTCCAAAGAGCACATATAAAGGGGTCTCTTTGTAAAGAGTCTTTGACTCAAATATTGAGAGCCTCTGGTCTACATGACAGTGAACGAACCACAGTGAGGGTCTCCTCTGTGTCCCTGCGGACACACACAGTTGTAACCCTCTGGACCTTCTGATACACATGTTCCACCGTTCAGACAGGGCTGAGAGTCACAGggatctgcagagagagagagagagagggagagagggagaggcaggaggtgagaggcacaaacacacatcatctaaaaaaaaaaaaaagaagagtaaaCAGCATGTGGATTCAAAGAGAAAGAACTAGGTTATCACCTGGACAGATCGTGCGATGGCAAACTGTCTGGTGTCTCTTGTAAGCCTTGCTGtacctgcaacacacaaaaacaataacaagtgAAAACTCAACTCACATGAAATGCAAAActaattaaattgtattttctggTCAGGTGCTTGTATTGTGCAGCTGCttagaaaatgtattaaaacagTTTCAGTAAATTGgaggatgttttttcttttgttgcacAATTTTAAACTTCACCCATTCATGTTCACTTGCCTGTAGTGGGGGCAGAGGGATGTGTACGTGGAAAAACCCCTGGAGCCTTTCCAGCACATGAAATTCCCCTGCAGCTCCTTCACCGTCTCCAGCGTCTTCCTCTCGCAGGGGAACGACTCCACCTGACAGCCTGGACGACGGAAAACCACGGGATCCATTGGAATCAGCGTtagggagaggatggagggatgttGAGAACGGAGGAGAgttagagaggaagagaagatcATTTTTAGATTCTCATTATTGTCCAGTGTCGACCCAATGATCTCCCACCTGCTGGCGTGGCGTTGCAGACAGAGAACGTGCTCAGTGTCGTGTACAGGCCGTTGACGGCATCGTAGAAATGCTCGGCGAAGAACACGTGGCTTTCCATTGGCTCACTGGCCACAGCATGTAGCTCCTCCCACCtgtgacacagagaaaacagtaaatcaaacaacaaaaggaaaacgTGTTGTAGTTTATTATGAGAGACGTGTAAAATAATGTTATAAttgatgatataataataattacctGGGAAAGCGCACACCGATGGCGAACAAGACCACGCCTGTTTCTTTGAGCCGTGCAGCCGCCTGCACCGTGTTGCCCTGAGACCTCCCGTCTGACAGGAGGATGGCAACACGAGCCACGGCTGAGGAGTTGCGGCCGCCTGGGTAACCCTTCCTCAGGATGTACTTGAGAGCTAGGGCTGTCTGGGTGCTGCCTCCCCTGTAAGTTTTTCACATGTTAGTGTCAGAACAATCCTGACTGAAGAGAAGTTCATTAGAACACAGACATCTACATTATCACTGCCACCGTAAACCAcaaatcaattttattttagATGTTGGTGAGAACTATGAAGGAATCAAACATGTCTACACTTATTATgtagatccaggatttttttatcttcattttTCACGTAAATCCCAGATAttgatttatggatcttgatgaaaaaaaacctctggTACATTTTggaaactgatatctatgactAAATTTGGTGGAGGGAGGAACTCTACTGTGATAAATTAGTTTTAAGCATTTCAATACCTTGCAGttggttttcagtttgtttttgatcTGTATTTGAGCTTTTAGATCATCTTAGACATTTTTGATCATTCTTTGAGATTGCTTCATTAGAGGCAAATGACACTGATCATAAAGTCTCCTGTTTCCCAAACCCCCGTCTCTGTGCAAGTGAGGTGAGAGACTCACCTGTAAGAAATCTTCTTCATGTGCTTCTTCAGCTCCTGTTTGGTAGTGTACGAGTCCAGAGAAAACTCCAGCCGAGGACTGGAGCCGAACTGAACCAAACCAACGCGCACCTGTAAAAACGTGGGATTACACCAGTGGTGGTTGGCGAGAGAGAAACAGgcagaatgaaagagagagagaaaagaagacaaacCTTGTCTGGTCCGATGTCGAGCGCTTGGCAGAGTTTGATGGCGTAATGTTTGGACCTCTCAAAGCTGCCCTTCCCCACGCTGTAGGAACCatccaggaggaagaggatgtcCATCGCCGCTGAGCACTGCATCACtttccacagaaacacacacatcagaaaaaaatgatATCCACGAGATGTCAAGATAAGAAGGAAGAAACGGATGCATTCCTGGGAAAGAGCTATTCGGGACATTATGGGATTATCCTGGTTGGAAATAAAATGggctgctgcagatgaaaataatACGTCGACATAACAAGGAAAAAAGCGTCTCAACGTGCCAGAGctcaattttcttttccataAAACCATTACAGAGCAAAAACTCTTCCCGTCTCCCTCCCTGGAGCATGTTTGTACTCGCTGTCAGCGTAAATAACCTGCAGTGTTACTGTTGTGTCAGAATGTGCAGCCAATCGTGCAGAGTGTCCTTAGGGACTGGGAGAGTGTGTCCCATTTCCTCCCAGAGACATCAGGCTGATAAGACCACCCACCACCTCAAAGGACAAAGTTTCTAACTCATGATTATTCTATTTGAAATGAAACCGCATGCAGATGCGCAGCCTCGCCATCCTAAATCACTTTGTGACGGGTGAACGTGGTTTTGGTCACAAACTCACTCTCTCCTGCTGAGTTGATTTTCAGGATGTTGTCATGGCTGGTTTGGATCTCCTGCACCGTGATGCCCTGCTGGGCTGgaagggagaaaaacaacatggaggTGAAATGTCCACACCTACTGTATGCAAACGGTATTATCCACATGCATGGTGCTACCAGGACAGAAGAAGCTGATCAACATACAAAGACAGTGAAAACTAAAGGTATAACTTAATcagtttaatttatatttttaattattgtctTGCCTCATTGCTCATTCACTTCACAAACTAACTAACTCCAGATTCCGCCCggtacacatttaaaatacagtgTCACTAAAAAGTAGAGTGTCTagagaaattaaaataagaataataaatatgGATGTTGTCTCTGAAGCCGACGCAGTTCACTGACTCCCACTTGACGCCCTCTGGGCTGGATAATTGAGTATTTAAAGCTGATGTGAATGGACAAGTGAAGAAGACCATTCTTTAGCTCTAGTCACTGAGAGGACATTGCTCTGTTCAGGCtacagctcagagaggagggagggggggggggacatgtgACTTCCTGTTCGGCATGTGAACACGTCCTGGTGTCCCTGGTAACCCCTGTGGGTCACAGAGGTATTTGTCCAGCAGAGGGACGGTCCGCTCGAGTGATTTTACAAACGTGCACTATCCTTCTCTTCAGTCAGGACATGTTGTGTTGACTGTCAGAAGAGGAAAACCACACAGGACAGAAACACCACAGATCAGTTTCATGTGCAAAGTTTATCTCTGCATCCGACGATGTAGCTGGATTAAGCTTGGACGACATTTAATAAGAGGACACGACCAGAAATTTTGGGCTGCAAGTGAGAATTGATTTTAGTGttacagtatttttattttcagtactTGTGTACATCTGTGATGAGTCTTCTccatgtgtctgtggttttttttttcttttattataacAACATATATTCTGAAtgacaaaaaagtaaatgatgATACCTTGTGAGATATGGAAAGAACCAAACATGTTAATCTTCTGGGATGGAGGCAGAAGACAACAGTACATGGAGGCGGTTATTGATAATTAATTCTGGTCATCTTTCACCAGTTTGTTCAGCTGTGATTGAACACCAGCAGTGAAACAAAGTCACTATTTTGATGTGAAGACAATAAGAAAATCTGATATTAATGTTAATACAAACTATATTTTCCTTCAGAAATAAAGCAGCTGACTTGACGTCCCCCTCTTTTAATGTCCTCATCATCCTGGTCATCACCAACACAGGAAACATTCAACACTAATCGCTAAAAGAAAAGCAGCGCCTGCAACCATACACCGCGTCTTTGCAATCCTGACCCTTTCATCTGCCCCTAATTCCAGCGTCAGTCCGTAAGTCCTCCTCACAGTGAAAGTTTAGGTTCTTGGCAAGCTGCTCTCTCGGTCAGTGGGGCCCCACTGCTCTGAACAAAAAGTCTGTCTGTTcagctaaagaaaaaaagcctcTGAGTGTGTCTGTAATATCTGTGATTGAAAACATGGCAGGAAAATCAGGAGATAATGAGCAGGAATCCTTCAGGCCGACGAGTTGATGAGTACCAACCACAGAAATCAGCTTCCATCTCGTCTGTGAGATTGACTTTGACAGGCTGGATTACATGGATATTTGTCCTGCAACATGTTATCTGTGTTGTCAGcgcaggaggagaagggggcGTCTCTGACAAGGTGAAACAGTCTGGTTTGGTTCAGGTTCAAAGTCTTAAACTGGCCGTTAATAAATACTTCACGTGGTGCTAAAGCtgtcatttttgaaaacaacTTGCAGATTGTATTGCCCCACAAACGCCGCCTCTCCCCTCGGGCAAATACCAAAAACTCTCGGGTGCAAGAGAACAACTGACGATACGCTATAAAATACGACACTCGATTTGACCTGTGTAGAAAACCTACAAGAATTCTTCAGGACCGGGACCTCGACAGGTTTGAGCAGTAAAAGATCTTGTAAAGAATCTGAGGTTGGCCGGAGGAGCATCAGTCGAGGGTCATACATTTCCAGCTTTCTTTATTCTGGTGTTTTATAATTGTATGGTTTCATTACTTGTTTtgttaatcattattattatcttatttattttgttttattatttatttattttaatgtttctgGAAGTGATTGCCTTGGTTTGCATTAGTCTCTAAAtctgaatgtttttctctttttgaaatcatttttaacATCCTACGTTTTGTGACTCacctgtaaagcactttgaattgcatttgatttgtttgaaatgtgttataTCAATGGAGTTTGTCTGATTGACTTTAACAGCAAATATGCAAAAAATACAAGATCAGGTTGTGGAGATGAGCTAAAGGTTGTGTGCCCTCacgttttgtgtgttttgatcatttaatGATGAGGgaggaatgaaatgaaaaacagtagTACCGAccttgaagcagcagcagcagaggtacaaggagggagagatggatatCAGGGAGCATGTTGGACACCTGGAACAACAGGACACAGGCTGAGGAAGAAATACAgaacaaaatctaaaaaacagGGGGTTCagtattattaaaaaaactttgCTGCAACGTTTGAAGACTTTTTATGAGGCTGAAGAAGTGGAAGGATCAA is a window of Paralichthys olivaceus isolate ysfri-2021 chromosome 21, ASM2471397v2, whole genome shotgun sequence DNA encoding:
- the vwa2 gene encoding von Willebrand factor A domain-containing protein 2; its protein translation is MLPDIHLSLLVPLLLLLQAQQGITVQEIQTSHDNILKINSAGEMMQCSAAMDILFLLDGSYSVGKGSFERSKHYAIKLCQALDIGPDKVRVGLVQFGSSPRLEFSLDSYTTKQELKKHMKKISYRGGSTQTALALKYILRKGYPGGRNSSAVARVAILLSDGRSQGNTVQAAARLKETGVVLFAIGVRFPRWEELHAVASEPMESHVFFAEHFYDAVNGLYTTLSTFSVCNATPAGCQVESFPCERKTLETVKELQGNFMCWKGSRGFSTYTSLCPHYRYSKAYKRHQTVCHRTICPDPCDSQPCLNGGTCVSEGPEGYNCVCPQGHRGDPHCALALSLDCSVDLLFLLEGSATLPLEGFLRLKSFLKRFLQTVIGSDSPTKVGLAVFGGEAQVEAPVGKIRGGLKGLLKAVDALQPIGGETKTGQALHYVTRHGFMSAPVFADVSDDLPRVVVLLTANPAVDDVVQPSKYARDREIFLIGVGPESLKGQLDNVTGNPQRTLTYTSPDRFNAKIPELKAKICSVDTQGCLGQAVDLVFALDASGGVGRDNFSTLRDFVRSLTVQFDINRDVAQVALVVYGRRATTVFNLDAHETGSAILKAVGGAEYVGGVASTGSALLHIHSDVLTVAKGARPGVNKAVVVLTDGSGGGDAVVPAQKIRDNGVSLFVIGIGDVQREKLLQIAGSEEHMISVPMYEDLKYFEDVLVQMLCSEVKKPVNLCIPNPCMNDGTCLMSGGSFRCQCQGFEGPHCETKSRRPSSRGDLPRPAGLRRKSRQRKSHQELLHHYKLHRRRHAA